In Holophagales bacterium, one DNA window encodes the following:
- a CDS encoding SPOR domain-containing protein, whose protein sequence is MDAPEPNEPSYYEIALTSRQVLVAFVLLLTCMLVAFFSGVWIGRGGSEGRPPVQAAVAQAGGEPPIAEFKFFSEDRRAGAPPATPVAPPAAATLEPHPGRTLAEDVGATAVAPLPTLVPEPTAAPVATAAAPVARPTVEPARPTPPPTAEAAPATASTGFFVQVISSREEGKAKRYQQDLIRRGFKAFISPVLRDGQKFYRVRIGPYPRREQAQSVVEKVRRTVSREAIVTDKP, encoded by the coding sequence GTGGACGCGCCCGAGCCGAACGAGCCGAGCTACTACGAGATCGCCTTGACCAGCCGCCAGGTGCTGGTGGCGTTCGTGCTGCTGTTGACCTGCATGCTGGTGGCCTTCTTCTCCGGTGTGTGGATCGGCCGCGGCGGCTCCGAAGGGCGTCCTCCCGTCCAGGCCGCGGTGGCGCAGGCCGGCGGCGAGCCGCCGATCGCCGAGTTCAAGTTCTTCTCGGAAGATCGGCGAGCTGGGGCGCCGCCGGCGACTCCGGTCGCGCCGCCCGCCGCCGCGACGCTCGAGCCGCACCCCGGCCGCACGCTGGCCGAGGATGTCGGCGCGACGGCGGTGGCGCCGCTGCCGACGCTGGTCCCGGAGCCGACCGCGGCGCCCGTCGCCACCGCCGCGGCCCCGGTCGCACGGCCGACGGTCGAGCCGGCACGGCCGACCCCCCCGCCGACCGCCGAGGCAGCGCCGGCGACGGCGTCCACCGGCTTCTTCGTCCAGGTGATCTCCAGTCGTGAAGAGGGCAAGGCGAAGCGCTACCAGCAGGATCTCATCCGGCGCGGTTTCAAGGCCTTCATCTCGCCCGTGCTGCGCGACGGACAGAAGTTCTACCGCGTCCGCATCGGCCCCTATCCGCGCCGCGAGCAGGCCCAGTCGGTGGTGGAGAAGGTCCGCCGCACCGTCTCGCGCGAAGCGATCGTGACCGACAAGCCGTAG
- a CDS encoding class I SAM-dependent methyltransferase, whose product MVKRYDRAYFDRWYRDPRRRIETPGELARRVAAVVALAEYVLERPLRTVLDVGCGEGRWLAPLRRLRPRVRYLGLDSSVDAVTRFGARRNLRLVSFADLPDLDLPSRDRGPFDLVVCSDVLHYLEEDEIHAGLPALSRLTGGVAHLAALCAEDEVEGDLQGFHRRSDAWYRERFARLGLVSCGLQCYLPAERADELAALERGPLPTLC is encoded by the coding sequence ATCGTGAAGCGCTACGACCGCGCCTACTTCGACCGCTGGTACCGCGATCCGCGCCGGCGGATCGAGACGCCGGGCGAGCTCGCGCGGCGAGTCGCGGCGGTGGTGGCGCTCGCCGAATACGTGCTCGAGCGGCCGCTGCGCACGGTGCTCGACGTCGGCTGCGGCGAGGGGCGTTGGCTCGCCCCGCTGCGCCGGCTGCGGCCGCGGGTGCGCTACCTCGGGCTCGACTCCTCGGTCGATGCGGTCACGCGATTCGGAGCGCGGCGCAACCTCCGTCTCGTCTCCTTCGCCGACCTGCCCGACCTCGACCTCCCGTCGCGTGACCGCGGGCCGTTCGATCTCGTGGTCTGCAGCGACGTCCTGCACTACCTCGAGGAGGACGAGATCCACGCCGGGCTGCCGGCGCTCTCGCGACTCACCGGCGGGGTGGCGCATCTCGCGGCGCTCTGCGCCGAAGACGAGGTCGAAGGCGACCTGCAGGGCTTCCACCGCCGGAGCGACGCCTGGTACCGCGAGCGTTTCGCGCGCCTCGGACTGGTCTCGTGCGGGCTGCAGTGCTATCTCCCGGCCGAGCGGGCCGACGAGCTCGCGGCGCTCGAGCGCGGCCCGCTGCCGACCCTCTGCTAG
- a CDS encoding amidase encodes MSSAIKKVLKWVGIVLGVVVAVVVALGIYIYRQMPKPIGERPVLQSELFAKPAQELPMAGRFIYKSATELAAMIREKQATSTEIVQEHINHIKNTNYKTNAFVWLFEREALEAARLADEKVARGEPLGLLHGVPVSIKEEFWVKGKPNTVNAEMFRGFVAPRNAAVVDAWLEQGAIVLGTTNVPNLLFDMQTAGEIYPTGNNPYDASRTPGGSTGGGAASVAAGLVPLALGGDMGGSIRVPAAFCGLYGLKTTEDSMGRNPGSFPGEPGNPKYHRLAVAGPLARTVDDVELGWNALMKHWPDSKSLRSEPERALDQYRVAYFDEWKFGNDKLFVGNDVKTRLKQLVDALRSKGVTVTEDQPTNFAEMKVMHSMLSVYMMFEKMPWIIRQLILRDFKAKDNHRLDYREAYEQMSSPSDEKYDRLLRRRAAMTAKMESFFDKVDLLLMPVAAGPAIRHNERHEPIVLDGTTIDYWDYFHFPMPWNATGHPALTIPLGLSPEGLPIAVQVVGPMSSERRLLAFAKLIEPLHEGFVRPPAH; translated from the coding sequence ATGTCCTCAGCGATCAAGAAGGTCCTCAAGTGGGTCGGCATCGTTCTCGGCGTCGTCGTGGCGGTGGTCGTCGCGCTCGGCATCTACATCTACCGGCAGATGCCGAAGCCGATCGGCGAGCGGCCCGTCCTGCAGTCGGAGCTCTTCGCGAAGCCGGCGCAGGAGCTGCCGATGGCCGGGCGGTTCATCTACAAATCGGCCACCGAGCTCGCGGCGATGATCCGCGAGAAGCAGGCGACCTCGACCGAGATCGTCCAGGAGCACATCAACCACATCAAGAACACCAACTACAAGACGAACGCCTTCGTCTGGCTGTTCGAGCGCGAGGCGTTGGAGGCCGCCCGGCTGGCCGACGAGAAGGTCGCTCGCGGCGAGCCGCTCGGCCTGCTCCACGGCGTGCCGGTGAGCATCAAGGAAGAGTTCTGGGTGAAGGGGAAGCCGAACACCGTCAACGCCGAGATGTTCCGCGGCTTCGTCGCCCCACGCAACGCCGCGGTGGTCGACGCCTGGCTCGAACAGGGCGCCATCGTTCTCGGCACGACGAACGTGCCGAACCTGCTCTTCGACATGCAGACCGCCGGCGAGATCTACCCGACCGGCAACAACCCGTACGACGCGAGCCGCACCCCCGGCGGCAGCACCGGCGGCGGCGCGGCCTCGGTGGCGGCGGGTTTGGTGCCGCTCGCGCTCGGCGGCGACATGGGCGGCAGCATCCGCGTGCCGGCGGCGTTCTGCGGCCTGTACGGGCTCAAGACGACCGAGGACAGCATGGGCCGGAACCCCGGCTCCTTCCCCGGCGAGCCGGGCAATCCGAAGTACCACCGACTGGCGGTCGCCGGGCCGCTCGCCCGCACGGTCGACGACGTCGAGCTCGGCTGGAACGCCCTGATGAAGCACTGGCCCGACAGCAAGTCGCTGCGCAGCGAGCCGGAGAGGGCGCTCGATCAGTACCGGGTCGCCTACTTCGACGAATGGAAATTCGGCAACGACAAGCTCTTCGTCGGCAACGACGTCAAGACGCGACTGAAGCAGCTCGTCGACGCGCTGCGCTCGAAGGGCGTGACGGTGACCGAGGACCAGCCGACGAACTTCGCCGAGATGAAGGTGATGCACTCCATGCTCTCGGTCTACATGATGTTCGAGAAGATGCCGTGGATCATCCGGCAGTTGATCCTGCGGGACTTCAAAGCCAAGGACAACCATCGTCTCGACTACCGCGAGGCGTACGAGCAGATGTCGAGCCCGAGCGACGAGAAGTACGACAGGCTCTTGCGGCGGCGCGCCGCCATGACGGCGAAGATGGAGTCGTTCTTCGACAAGGTCGACCTGCTGTTGATGCCGGTCGCTGCGGGACCGGCGATCCGGCACAACGAGCGGCACGAGCCGATCGTGCTCGACGGAACGACGATCGACTACTGGGACTACTTCCACTTCCCGATGCCCTGGAACGCCACCGGACATCCGGCGCTCACGATTCCTCTCGGCCTGAGCCCGGAGGGCCTGCCGATCGCCGTCCAGGTCGTCGGGCCGATGAGCTCGGAGAGGCGCCTCCTGGCCTTCGCCAAGCTCATCGAGCCGCTGCACGAGGGGTTCGTGCGGCCACCGGCCCACTGA
- the prfB gene encoding peptide chain release factor 2 (programmed frameshift), translating into MLAIDLQNQLQDLGEKLAVIRGYFEDVGLEENLRDIDRQIEQPGFWDRPADSAQVLQKRRAIERRLETLKKLRDDASELATWLELLAEPGAEVDPDAVAFAERLTPQLAKLDLDIKLSGPDDEKPALVAINSGAGGTESQDWAEMLLRLYVRWAERKGYELELLDRQDGEEAGIKNATIAVRGEHAFGFLKGENGVHRLVRISPFDSAARRHTSFASVYVYPEVDDTIEIEILDKDLKIDVYRASGAGGQHVNRTESAVRMTHLPTGIVVTCQNERSQIKNRASAMKVMRARLYDLEMKKRKEESDKREGEKMDIAWGSQIRSYVLQPYRMVKDHRTGLSIGDTDAVLDGAIDPFIEAFLKGQIATPGDGDDVPV; encoded by the exons ATGCTCGCCATCGACCTGCAGAACCAGCTCCAAGATCTCGGCGAGAAGCTCGCCGTGATCCGGGGGTAT TTTGAGGACGTCGGACTCGAAGAGAACCTCCGCGACATCGACCGCCAGATCGAACAGCCCGGCTTCTGGGATCGTCCCGCCGACAGCGCCCAGGTGCTGCAGAAGCGGCGGGCGATCGAGCGCCGCCTCGAGACGCTGAAGAAGCTGCGCGACGACGCTTCGGAGCTCGCCACCTGGCTCGAGCTGCTCGCCGAGCCCGGCGCCGAGGTCGACCCGGACGCCGTGGCCTTCGCCGAGCGGCTCACTCCCCAGTTGGCCAAGCTCGACCTCGACATCAAGCTCTCCGGCCCGGACGACGAGAAGCCCGCACTGGTGGCGATCAACTCCGGCGCCGGCGGCACCGAGTCGCAGGACTGGGCCGAGATGCTGCTGCGCCTCTACGTCCGCTGGGCCGAGCGCAAGGGCTACGAGCTCGAGCTGCTCGACCGCCAGGACGGCGAGGAGGCGGGGATCAAGAACGCCACGATCGCCGTGCGCGGCGAGCACGCCTTCGGCTTCCTCAAGGGCGAGAACGGCGTGCACCGGCTGGTGCGCATCAGCCCGTTCGACTCGGCGGCGCGGCGCCACACCTCGTTCGCCTCGGTCTACGTCTACCCCGAGGTCGACGACACGATCGAGATCGAGATCCTCGACAAGGACCTGAAGATCGACGTCTACCGGGCCTCCGGCGCCGGTGGCCAGCACGTCAACCGGACCGAGTCGGCGGTGCGCATGACCCACCTGCCGACCGGCATCGTGGTGACCTGCCAGAACGAGCGCTCCCAGATCAAGAACCGCGCCTCGGCGATGAAGGTGATGCGTGCCCGCCTGTACGACCTCGAGATGAAGAAGCGCAAGGAGGAGTCGGACAAGCGCGAGGGCGAGAAGATGGACATCGCCTGGGGCTCGCAGATCCGCAGCTACGTGCTGCAGCCGTACCGCATGGTCAAGGACCACCGCACCGGCCTGTCGATCGGCGACACCGACGCCGTCCTCGACGGGGCCATCGACCCGTTCATCGAAGCGTTCCTCAAGGGCCAGATCGCCACCCCCGGCGACGGCGACGACGTTCCGGTCTGA
- a CDS encoding nodulation protein NfeD encodes MTSTCAASRRSGRTLLGALFLGLAGLLPVVAGETPSSAATPAATSAATSAATPVPPVGPEIVRARLDSIIHPVAEQFVVEAIAEAEASGAVAFVLELNTPGGALDSTRRIFTAMLGTPIPVVVWVAPSGSQAASAGFFLLMAGDIAVMAPGTNTGAAHPVGGQGETIEGVMGKKVEQDAAATIRSLAGRRGRDQALAEKAVVESRSFSAAEALAAGLVDFSAASWPELLAGLEGREVVKGAQGKRVLHLAGASVRRVEMNAQQRLLSTLAHPNLAYILLSLGFLGLYFELAHPGAVLPGVVGGISLILAFFGLSVLPVNYAGVALILLGLVLFVAEIKVTSYGLLTVGGIISLVLGSLLLFRSAEPALRVSLGLIAAITLFALGVVSFLAWVALRAARRPVRSGPEGMVGTRVTVTSALAPRGKVKLDGDYWNAELEGSIAEPVAAGSEVEVVSVDGLTLRVRPATPARR; translated from the coding sequence ATGACAAGCACTTGTGCCGCTTCCCGGCGCTCCGGTCGGACCCTTCTCGGAGCTCTGTTCCTGGGGCTCGCGGGCCTGCTTCCGGTGGTGGCCGGAGAGACCCCGAGCTCGGCCGCCACTCCCGCGGCGACGTCTGCCGCCACTTCCGCCGCCACGCCCGTTCCTCCGGTCGGTCCCGAGATCGTTCGCGCCCGCCTCGACTCGATCATCCATCCGGTCGCCGAGCAGTTCGTCGTCGAGGCGATCGCGGAGGCGGAGGCTTCCGGGGCTGTCGCCTTCGTCCTCGAGCTGAACACGCCGGGTGGGGCGCTCGATTCGACGCGGCGGATCTTCACCGCGATGCTCGGCACGCCGATCCCGGTCGTCGTCTGGGTGGCGCCGAGCGGCTCGCAGGCGGCCTCGGCGGGGTTCTTCCTGTTGATGGCCGGCGACATCGCGGTGATGGCACCGGGCACCAACACCGGCGCGGCGCACCCGGTGGGCGGCCAGGGCGAGACGATCGAAGGGGTGATGGGCAAGAAAGTGGAGCAGGACGCCGCGGCGACGATCCGTTCGCTCGCCGGGCGACGCGGGCGCGACCAGGCGCTGGCGGAGAAGGCGGTCGTCGAGAGCCGTTCGTTCTCCGCCGCCGAAGCCCTCGCTGCCGGGCTCGTCGACTTCTCGGCGGCGAGCTGGCCCGAGCTGCTCGCCGGGCTCGAGGGTCGCGAGGTCGTGAAAGGGGCGCAGGGCAAGCGGGTGCTCCACCTCGCCGGGGCGAGCGTGCGCCGCGTCGAGATGAACGCGCAGCAGCGCCTGCTCTCGACCCTCGCGCACCCGAATCTCGCCTACATCCTGCTCAGCCTCGGGTTCCTCGGCCTCTATTTCGAGCTCGCTCACCCCGGAGCCGTGCTGCCCGGGGTGGTGGGCGGCATCTCGCTGATTCTGGCGTTCTTCGGGCTCTCGGTGCTGCCGGTCAACTACGCCGGGGTGGCGCTCATCCTGCTCGGCCTGGTGCTGTTCGTCGCCGAGATCAAGGTGACGAGCTACGGTCTCCTCACGGTCGGCGGTATCATCTCCCTCGTCTTGGGCTCGCTCCTCCTCTTCCGCAGCGCCGAGCCCGCGCTGCGCGTCAGTCTCGGCCTCATCGCGGCCATCACGCTCTTCGCCCTCGGCGTCGTCAGCTTCCTGGCCTGGGTGGCGTTGCGGGCGGCGCGACGGCCGGTGCGCAGCGGTCCGGAAGGGATGGTCGGGACGCGCGTCACGGTCACGTCAGCGCTCGCGCCGCGCGGCAAGGTGAAGCTCGACGGCGACTACTGGAACGCCGAGCTCGAAGGGTCGATCGCGGAACCGGTAGCCGCCGGCTCCGAGGTCGAGGTGGTCTCCGTGGATGGCCTGACTCTGCGGGTTCGGCCGGCAACGCCGGCCAGGAGGTGA
- a CDS encoding DUF4145 domain-containing protein produces the protein MLTEHLLMDPGQVLSAEGLDPVHHTQYAFSICKKCGSPFLTKQALLEVPEADVTAPQEDPVVLYPGARGIPEEAVPSKVAKAYRDAAVAFRAGLPVPCAIMCRKAVEALCHELGATGGTLFDRLADLKERSVIDSKLLDWADGLRLVGNDAAHDLDVTVSQQDASDALEFTQALCVYVFSLARRFEEFRKRRSPKAR, from the coding sequence GTGCTCACCGAACACCTTCTCATGGACCCCGGTCAGGTTCTGTCAGCCGAGGGGCTAGATCCAGTCCACCACACGCAGTACGCCTTCTCAATCTGCAAGAAGTGTGGATCGCCGTTCCTTACGAAGCAGGCCCTTCTGGAGGTACCTGAAGCCGACGTCACAGCTCCGCAGGAAGATCCTGTCGTCCTCTATCCCGGGGCACGAGGAATTCCCGAAGAGGCCGTGCCCTCCAAGGTTGCCAAGGCATACCGCGACGCGGCGGTCGCATTCCGCGCCGGGCTGCCAGTCCCGTGCGCGATCATGTGCCGAAAGGCAGTCGAAGCCCTGTGCCATGAACTGGGGGCGACTGGTGGGACTCTCTTCGATCGCCTCGCGGACCTGAAGGAGAGAAGCGTTATCGACTCAAAACTACTCGACTGGGCCGACGGTCTTCGGCTGGTCGGGAACGACGCGGCGCACGACCTCGACGTCACGGTCTCCCAGCAGGACGCGTCGGATGCGCTCGAGTTCACCCAAGCGCTCTGCGTCTACGTATTCTCTCTTGCGCGTCGTTTCGAGGAATTCCGCAAGCGACGGTCACCGAAAGCACGGTAG
- a CDS encoding slipin family protein, translating into MPVSPEFPMLFVVLVFLVVGLIFKWINVLPEYERAVIFRLGRLIETAKGPGLIFVLWPIDRMIRISLRTVVLDVPPQDVITRDNVSVKVNAVIYFRVVDPARAVVSVENYLYATSQISQTTLRSVLGQADLDSLLSERESLNERLQEIIDTHTDPWGIKVSMVEVKHVDLPTEMQRAMAKQAEAEREKRAKIIHADGELQASKSLAAAAEMMSPNPVTLQLRYLQTLTEIATEKNSTIIFPVPVDLIKSFLENRKG; encoded by the coding sequence ATGCCCGTTTCGCCCGAATTCCCGATGCTGTTCGTCGTGCTCGTCTTTCTCGTCGTCGGCTTGATCTTCAAGTGGATCAACGTGCTGCCCGAGTACGAGCGGGCGGTGATCTTCCGGCTCGGACGACTGATCGAGACCGCCAAGGGACCGGGTCTGATCTTCGTCCTCTGGCCGATCGACCGGATGATCCGCATCTCGCTGCGCACCGTGGTGCTCGACGTGCCGCCGCAGGACGTCATCACGCGCGACAACGTCTCGGTCAAGGTCAACGCGGTGATCTACTTCCGGGTCGTCGACCCGGCGCGCGCCGTGGTCTCGGTGGAGAACTACCTCTACGCCACCAGTCAGATCTCGCAGACGACGCTGCGCTCGGTGCTCGGCCAGGCCGACCTCGACTCGCTGCTCTCCGAACGGGAGAGCCTCAACGAGCGGCTGCAGGAGATCATCGACACCCACACCGACCCGTGGGGGATCAAGGTCTCGATGGTCGAGGTCAAGCACGTCGACCTGCCGACCGAGATGCAGCGCGCCATGGCCAAGCAGGCCGAGGCGGAGCGCGAGAAGCGCGCCAAGATCATCCACGCCGACGGTGAGCTGCAGGCCTCGAAGTCGCTCGCCGCGGCGGCCGAGATGATGTCGCCGAACCCCGTCACGTTGCAGTTGCGCTACCTGCAGACACTGACCGAGATCGCCACCGAGAAGAACTCGACGATCATCTTCCCGGTGCCGGTCGACCTCATCAAGTCCTTCCTCGAAAACCGGAAGGGCTGA
- a CDS encoding glycosyltransferase: MGRIALDYVSPLPPVRSGISDYSRDLLPHLAAVADLRVLRLPGQEVSAEMEERWRPAELARCGEGGRLPLYQMGNNRYHATVLETAWRLPGVLTLHDLVLHHFLLDRTAGQGDWEGYAAELARDHGWVGEVVARPVRFGGFGEAAQFALLANRALARRQRGVLVHSAWAAALLREEDAELAVRAVPMGIPLPPAADDSAGRRLRARLGIPLEAPLVGSFGFQTPIKRTDVVIRALAAPGLERVHLLVAGELSPYVFYDREAREAGVAERVHVTGFLSYEELEAGIAACDLALNLRYPTAGETSASLLRVLALGRPVIVSDYAQFAELPAEIAVRLAPGEGESDRLAAALRELLGAPGALAAMREAARRYVASEHDPARAARAIAAACEELAAAEPPGDSAVVVPPPSTLTWGELPGDLELLGAEAPWPGGERRTLRLRLRNRSRATWMAGESGAGGVAIEVRLDTPRGDRLAGRPWLALPRDLAPGETLEVTFELRRPLGPARLHVEPHVLGAASFSRLGGPVWEAEL; this comes from the coding sequence ATGGGCCGGATCGCGCTCGACTACGTCTCGCCGTTGCCGCCGGTGCGGTCGGGGATCTCCGACTACAGCCGCGACCTGCTGCCGCACCTCGCGGCGGTGGCCGACCTGCGCGTCCTCCGCCTGCCGGGGCAGGAGGTCTCGGCGGAGATGGAGGAGCGGTGGCGACCCGCCGAGCTCGCCCGCTGCGGCGAAGGCGGGCGTCTGCCGCTCTACCAGATGGGGAACAACCGCTACCACGCCACGGTGCTCGAGACGGCGTGGCGCCTGCCGGGGGTGCTCACCCTGCACGACCTCGTGCTGCACCACTTCCTGCTCGACCGCACGGCGGGACAGGGCGACTGGGAGGGTTACGCCGCCGAGCTGGCGCGCGACCACGGGTGGGTGGGCGAGGTGGTGGCGCGCCCGGTGCGCTTCGGCGGCTTCGGCGAGGCGGCACAGTTCGCGCTGCTGGCCAATCGTGCGCTGGCGCGCCGGCAGCGCGGCGTCCTGGTGCACAGCGCGTGGGCGGCGGCGCTGCTGCGCGAGGAGGACGCCGAGCTCGCGGTACGCGCGGTGCCGATGGGCATCCCGCTGCCTCCCGCGGCCGACGACAGCGCGGGACGGCGGCTGCGCGCTCGGCTCGGCATCCCGCTCGAGGCGCCGCTCGTCGGCTCGTTCGGTTTCCAGACGCCGATCAAGCGGACCGACGTGGTGATCCGCGCGTTGGCGGCGCCGGGGCTCGAGCGCGTCCACCTGCTCGTCGCCGGCGAGCTCTCGCCTTACGTCTTCTACGACCGCGAAGCGCGCGAGGCCGGCGTGGCCGAGCGCGTGCACGTCACCGGGTTCCTCTCCTACGAAGAGCTCGAGGCCGGCATCGCTGCCTGCGACCTGGCGCTCAACCTGCGCTACCCGACGGCAGGGGAGACCTCGGCGTCGCTCCTGCGGGTGCTGGCGCTCGGGCGGCCGGTGATCGTCTCGGATTACGCACAGTTCGCCGAGCTTCCGGCGGAGATCGCCGTGCGCCTCGCCCCAGGAGAGGGAGAAAGTGATCGACTCGCCGCGGCGCTGCGTGAGCTGCTCGGTGCGCCGGGAGCGCTCGCGGCGATGCGGGAGGCGGCACGCCGCTACGTGGCCAGCGAGCACGATCCGGCGCGCGCGGCGCGCGCCATCGCCGCGGCGTGCGAAGAGCTCGCGGCGGCCGAGCCGCCGGGCGATTCCGCCGTGGTCGTGCCGCCGCCGTCGACGCTCACCTGGGGGGAGCTGCCGGGCGATCTCGAGTTGCTCGGGGCGGAGGCGCCGTGGCCCGGCGGCGAGCGACGCACGCTGCGACTGCGACTGAGGAACCGCTCGCGAGCGACCTGGATGGCCGGCGAGAGCGGCGCTGGCGGGGTGGCGATCGAGGTTCGCCTCGACACGCCGCGCGGGGATCGACTCGCCGGTCGGCCCTGGCTCGCGCTGCCGCGCGATCTCGCGCCCGGCGAGACGCTCGAGGTGACGTTCGAGTTGCGTCGCCCGCTCGGTCCGGCTCGACTCCACGTCGAGCCGCACGTGCTCGGCGCGGCGTCGTTCTCCCGCCTCGGCGGGCCGGTCTGGGAGGCCGAGCTGTGA
- a CDS encoding type II toxin-antitoxin system HicB family antitoxin — protein sequence MRIQFTAVFREVPEGYVAFVEELPGANTQGTTLDEARANLVEAVQLVLEANRELAEAELEGAAVIREPLRLSA from the coding sequence ATGCGGATTCAGTTCACAGCCGTCTTTCGCGAGGTGCCCGAAGGCTACGTGGCGTTCGTCGAAGAACTGCCCGGCGCGAACACGCAAGGCACAACGCTCGACGAGGCCCGCGCAAACCTCGTAGAAGCCGTCCAGCTTGTCCTCGAGGCAAACCGCGAGCTTGCTGAAGCCGAGCTCGAAGGGGCGGCCGTGATCCGTGAACCGCTTCGCCTTTCGGCGTGA
- the lnt gene encoding apolipoprotein N-acyltransferase, whose product MRRRAAALAAPALAIAGGVLWGLTFARYATAWLPPVALIPLVLLLDRRRAGWLGWLHGIAGWATAMSWIVHTLTVYGMLPGWLAGLSLLLLAAYLGLYHAAFAALGARLWRSPVRGAWLALPALWVALEWLRGVALSGFPWNLAATSWTTMPGALPLAAWIGAFGVSWLLVAINVALAQAWRRRSLDLAALALLLPAVLLPVAGRWAVGEGEIGPAMWIKAIQPNTPNLVAWDAAAVARQTERLFAMSRQACDRPALLVWPESAAWPYEYPRDPALVAALAELNAMGCPVLLNTPAEEDGATFNAAVMVGESGVLGRYAKRHLVPFGEYVPLRRVLPFLGKIARGAGDLSPARSLSLLPLGAERLGVAICFEVIFPGEVAELTRAGATILATMTNDAWYGDTAAPWQHLRAAQFRAAENRRPLVRAAITGVSAIVAPDGRLLASLDVGAQGVLAAPLAGRSDLSPFARAPWLVPALAFLVAGGCLALVRRARSGQVKEAAVVSSRPA is encoded by the coding sequence GTGCGCCGGCGCGCCGCCGCTCTGGCCGCACCGGCGCTGGCGATCGCCGGCGGCGTGCTCTGGGGGCTGACGTTCGCGCGTTACGCCACCGCCTGGCTGCCGCCCGTCGCCCTGATTCCGCTCGTCCTCCTGCTCGACCGCCGTCGCGCCGGCTGGCTCGGCTGGCTGCACGGCATCGCCGGCTGGGCGACGGCGATGTCCTGGATCGTCCACACCTTGACGGTCTACGGCATGCTCCCCGGCTGGCTCGCGGGCCTCTCGCTGCTGCTCCTCGCCGCCTACCTCGGCCTCTACCACGCGGCGTTCGCCGCCCTCGGCGCACGGCTCTGGCGTTCACCGGTGCGCGGGGCGTGGCTCGCCCTGCCGGCGCTCTGGGTGGCGCTCGAGTGGCTGCGCGGCGTGGCGCTTTCGGGGTTCCCCTGGAACCTCGCCGCCACCTCGTGGACGACGATGCCGGGCGCCTTGCCGCTCGCCGCGTGGATCGGCGCCTTCGGTGTCTCGTGGCTGCTCGTGGCGATCAATGTCGCGCTCGCCCAGGCCTGGAGGCGGCGCAGCCTCGATCTCGCGGCGCTCGCCCTGCTCCTGCCGGCGGTCCTCCTGCCGGTGGCCGGACGCTGGGCGGTCGGCGAGGGCGAGATCGGCCCGGCGATGTGGATCAAGGCGATCCAGCCGAACACGCCGAATCTCGTCGCCTGGGACGCCGCGGCGGTGGCGCGACAGACCGAGCGGCTCTTCGCCATGTCGCGCCAGGCGTGTGACCGACCGGCGCTACTCGTCTGGCCGGAGAGCGCCGCCTGGCCGTACGAGTACCCGCGCGATCCGGCGTTGGTCGCGGCGCTCGCCGAGCTCAACGCCATGGGATGCCCGGTGCTGCTCAACACTCCGGCGGAGGAAGACGGCGCGACGTTCAACGCCGCGGTGATGGTCGGCGAGTCGGGAGTCCTCGGTCGCTACGCCAAGCGTCATCTCGTCCCGTTCGGCGAGTACGTGCCGTTGCGTCGCGTGCTGCCGTTCCTCGGCAAGATCGCCCGCGGCGCCGGCGACCTCAGCCCGGCGCGCTCGCTGTCGCTCTTGCCGCTCGGCGCCGAGCGGCTCGGCGTGGCGATCTGCTTCGAGGTGATCTTTCCGGGAGAAGTCGCCGAGCTGACGCGGGCCGGCGCGACGATCCTCGCGACGATGACCAACGACGCCTGGTACGGCGACACCGCGGCCCCCTGGCAGCATCTGCGGGCCGCGCAGTTCCGGGCCGCCGAGAACCGCCGGCCGCTGGTGCGGGCGGCGATCACCGGCGTCTCGGCGATCGTCGCCCCGGACGGCCGCCTGCTGGCGTCGCTCGACGTCGGTGCCCAAGGGGTCCTCGCCGCGCCGCTCGCCGGCCGCAGCGACCTGTCGCCGTTCGCGCGCGCGCCGTGGCTCGTCCCGGCGCTGGCTTTCCTCGTCGCGGGGGGATGCCTCGCGCTCGTCCGCCGTGCCCGGAGTGGCCAAGTGAAAGAAGCCGCCGTGGTATCCTCCCGGCCCGCCTGA